In Manduca sexta isolate Smith_Timp_Sample1 unplaced genomic scaffold, JHU_Msex_v1.0 HiC_scaffold_849, whole genome shotgun sequence, one genomic interval encodes:
- the LOC119193651 gene encoding defense protein 3-like: MSLSCLFLVALALVGAESRYIADDVVLVPMMVSRVRRDTHGSVTVNSDGTSGAIVKVPFAGNDKNIFSAIGGLDLDKNLKMSSATAGLAYDNVNGHGATLTKTHIPSFGDKLTAAGKLNVFHNDNHNLDVKALATRTMPDIPRAPDFNTFGGGVDYMFKDKVGASASAAHTPLFDRNDYSVGGKLNLFRDKTTSLDFNADYKKFEMPNFKSDWTPNIGFSLTKFW, encoded by the exons ATGTCCCTGTCGTGTCTCTTCCTCGTTGCGCTGGCGCTGGTGGGCGCAGAGAGCAGATACATCGCCGACGATGTGGTGTTGGTACCGATGATGGTATCACGGGTAAGGCGCGACACACACGGCTCGGTCACCGTCAACTCGGACGGCACCTCCGGAGCGATCGTCAAAGTGCCGTTCGCAGGCAACGACAAGAACATCTTCAGTGCCATCGGTGGTCTCGACCTCGATAAGAACCTCAAAATGAGCAGCGCCACAGCCGGCCTGGCGTACGACAACGT CAATGGACACGGCGCTACTCTTACAAAAACGCATATACCCAGCTTCGGTGACAAGCTGACGGCAGCCGGCAAGTTGAACGTGTTCCACAACGACAACCACAACCTGGACGTGAAGGCGTTGGCCACCAGGACCATGCCGGATATTCCACGCGCGCCCGACTTCAACACCTTCGGCGGCGGCGTCGACTACATGTTCAA GGACAAGGTGGGCGCGTCGGCGAGCGCTGCGCACACGCCTCTCTTCGACCGCAACGACTACTCCGTGGGCGGCAAGCTGAACCTGTTCCGCGACAAGACCACCTCGCTCGACTTCAACGCCGACTACAAGAAGTTCGAGATGCCCAACTTCAAGTCCGACTGGACACCCAACATCGGCTTCTCATTGACCAAGTTTTGGTAG